From Bradyrhizobium symbiodeficiens, the proteins below share one genomic window:
- a CDS encoding GNAT family N-acetyltransferase, with the protein MPWPDPITLRGQHARLEPLSQQHREGLVEAVKDGEIYKIWYTAIPTPENVAKEIDRRLGLQAAGSMLPFTVFDAGGKIVGQTTYMNIDAANRRVEIGSTWYGKSAQRGPLNTQCKLLLLTHAFETLNCIAVEFRTHFFNHQSRNAIERLGAKQDGILRSHQVAPNGTLRDTVVYSITAAEWPTVRTHLNYQLNEKPR; encoded by the coding sequence ATGCCCTGGCCTGATCCCATCACCCTGCGTGGACAGCACGCCCGTCTCGAGCCGCTGTCGCAGCAGCATCGCGAGGGGCTGGTGGAGGCCGTGAAGGACGGCGAGATCTACAAGATCTGGTACACCGCGATCCCGACGCCGGAGAACGTGGCCAAGGAGATCGACCGCCGCCTGGGCCTGCAGGCCGCGGGCTCGATGCTGCCGTTCACCGTGTTCGATGCCGGCGGCAAGATCGTAGGACAGACGACCTACATGAACATCGATGCTGCCAACCGGCGCGTCGAAATCGGCTCGACCTGGTACGGCAAGAGCGCGCAGCGTGGCCCGCTCAACACCCAGTGCAAGCTGCTGCTGCTCACCCATGCCTTCGAGACGCTGAACTGCATCGCGGTGGAATTCCGCACCCACTTTTTCAATCACCAGAGCCGCAATGCCATCGAGCGCCTCGGCGCCAAGCAGGACGGAATCCTGCGCAGCCACCAGGTCGCGCCGAACGGCACGCTGCGCGACACCGTGGTCTACAGCATCACCGCGGCCGAATGGCCGACGGTGCGAACGCATCTGAATTATCAACTCAACGAAAAGCCGCGCTGA
- a CDS encoding SMP-30/gluconolactonase/LRE family protein: MSNVRVLATDLEFPEGPVVMPDGSVVLVEIRGQRLTRVYPDGRKEIVAKIPGGPNGAALGPDGKIYICNNGGFSWIPTRNMIMPGPQPDDYLGGSIQRVDLQTGKVETVVTKCGEHELRGPNDLVFDKQGGLWFSDLGKRRHREMDVGGMYYLKPGMTELVEVVHGILPANGIGLSPDENTVYIAETPTGRLWAYELSAPGTLKPRDVIYRGERGKPICGLGGYQMFDSLAVEANGNVCVATLVSGCISVIAPDGTLVEQVPTGDRVTTNIAFGGPELKTAYITLSGKGELVAMDWPRGGLPLNFLNK, encoded by the coding sequence ATGTCCAACGTTCGCGTTCTCGCCACCGACCTCGAATTTCCCGAAGGGCCGGTCGTGATGCCTGACGGTTCGGTGGTGCTGGTGGAAATCCGCGGCCAGCGCCTGACGCGCGTTTATCCCGACGGCCGCAAGGAGATCGTCGCGAAGATTCCGGGCGGCCCGAACGGCGCCGCGCTCGGCCCCGACGGCAAGATCTACATCTGCAACAATGGCGGCTTCTCCTGGATCCCGACCCGCAACATGATCATGCCGGGCCCGCAGCCCGACGATTATCTCGGCGGCTCGATCCAGCGCGTCGACCTGCAGACCGGCAAGGTCGAGACCGTTGTGACCAAATGCGGCGAGCACGAATTGCGCGGGCCGAACGATCTCGTGTTCGACAAGCAGGGCGGCCTCTGGTTCTCCGATCTCGGCAAGCGCCGCCATCGCGAGATGGATGTCGGCGGCATGTACTATCTCAAGCCCGGCATGACCGAGCTCGTCGAGGTCGTGCACGGCATCCTGCCGGCGAACGGCATCGGGCTGTCGCCGGATGAGAATACCGTCTACATCGCGGAGACGCCGACGGGTCGGCTGTGGGCCTACGAGCTCTCCGCGCCCGGCACGCTGAAGCCGCGCGACGTGATCTATCGCGGCGAGCGGGGAAAACCGATCTGCGGCCTTGGCGGCTACCAGATGTTCGACTCGCTCGCGGTGGAGGCGAACGGCAATGTCTGCGTCGCTACCCTCGTTTCCGGCTGCATCTCGGTGATCGCGCCCGATGGCACCCTGGTCGAGCAGGTCCCGACCGGCGACCGCGTCACCACCAACATCGCCTTCGGCGGCCCCGAGCTGAAGACCGCCTACATCACGTTGTCAGGCAAGGGCGAGCTGGTCGCCATGGACTGGCCGCGCGGTGGATTGCCGTTGAATTTCCTAAACAAGTGA
- a CDS encoding mandelate racemase/muconate lactonizing enzyme family protein — protein MEITDVRAHHIRIPYDAGVASFRQGASAISALDMMLVEVTTDAGLTGWGDAFAYVCPRTSRSAVDEMIAPQARGLKVPDAAGIPAVMEQIQRNLHLFGRYGITMFAISGLDIALWDLAAKVEGVPLHRLLGETRRTAIPAYASLLRIGSPQNIASECKKALALGYGAIKLHETTAPAVFAAREAIGPAIPLMVDMNCPLTAEQAIAFATTCRDARPMFLEEPVWPPEDFAALAEVRSKGGLGIAAGENACTEYQFRQMMAAGAVSHAQPSVIKVGGITEFLKIAALADRLGVKIVPHSPYFGPGLLATLHLLATRDDGLVELFYLKREACLWGGRADSDATGHVAVPSGVGLGYEPDREVMERYRVT, from the coding sequence ATGGAAATCACCGATGTGCGTGCGCATCATATCCGCATCCCCTATGATGCCGGTGTCGCGAGCTTCCGCCAGGGCGCGTCCGCGATCTCCGCGCTCGACATGATGCTGGTCGAGGTCACCACCGACGCAGGGCTGACCGGCTGGGGCGATGCCTTCGCCTATGTCTGCCCGCGCACCTCGCGCAGCGCCGTCGATGAGATGATCGCGCCACAGGCCCGCGGGCTGAAGGTGCCCGATGCGGCCGGCATCCCCGCCGTCATGGAGCAGATCCAGCGCAACCTGCATCTGTTCGGCCGCTACGGCATCACCATGTTCGCGATCTCGGGGCTCGACATCGCGCTTTGGGACCTTGCCGCCAAGGTCGAGGGCGTGCCCCTGCATCGCCTGCTCGGCGAGACCAGGCGCACGGCCATTCCCGCCTATGCGAGCCTGCTGCGGATCGGATCGCCCCAGAACATCGCCAGCGAATGCAAGAAGGCGCTCGCGCTCGGCTATGGCGCGATCAAGCTGCACGAGACCACGGCGCCTGCGGTGTTCGCCGCACGGGAGGCGATCGGGCCGGCCATTCCGCTGATGGTCGACATGAACTGCCCCCTGACGGCCGAGCAGGCGATCGCGTTCGCAACGACGTGCCGCGACGCGCGGCCGATGTTTCTGGAGGAGCCGGTGTGGCCGCCGGAAGATTTCGCCGCGCTCGCCGAGGTGCGCAGCAAAGGCGGGCTCGGGATTGCCGCCGGCGAGAATGCCTGCACGGAATATCAATTCCGCCAGATGATGGCGGCCGGCGCGGTGAGCCACGCCCAGCCGTCGGTGATCAAGGTCGGCGGCATCACGGAGTTTCTGAAGATCGCGGCGCTGGCCGACCGGCTCGGCGTCAAGATCGTTCCGCACTCTCCGTATTTCGGCCCGGGCCTGCTCGCGACGTTGCATCTGCTGGCGACACGCGACGATGGGCTCGTCGAGCTGTTTTATCTGAAACGCGAAGCCTGCCTCTGGGGCGGCCGCGCGGACAGCGACGCCACCGGCCATGTCGCGGTGCCCTCGGGCGTGGGGCTCGGCTACGAGCCCGATCGGGAGGTGATGGAGCGATATCGCGTGACGTGA
- a CDS encoding glutathione S-transferase family protein: MAKATLTISSKNYSSWSLRGWLLTKFSGLDFEEIVTAPDDASARAEILLLSSSILVPCLRHDGATVWDTLAIAEYLNEAMPSAGLLPDDRVQRAHCRSICGEIHSGFTTLRASLPVNLKGHFPGFKIWSRAQADIDRVWSIWRDCLELSGGPFLFGERRTMADAMYAPVVTRFVTYDVKLEPQLKAYADTIMAMPEMKEWIAAAREEPAEIEELEVEY; this comes from the coding sequence ATGGCGAAGGCGACACTGACCATCAGCAGCAAGAACTATTCGTCCTGGTCGCTGCGTGGCTGGCTGCTGACGAAATTCTCCGGGCTCGATTTCGAGGAAATCGTCACCGCGCCGGACGATGCGTCGGCGCGCGCCGAAATCCTCCTGCTGTCGTCGTCGATCCTGGTGCCGTGCCTGCGCCACGACGGCGCCACGGTCTGGGATACGCTGGCGATCGCCGAATATCTCAACGAGGCGATGCCGTCAGCCGGCCTGCTGCCTGATGACCGCGTGCAGCGCGCCCATTGCCGCTCGATCTGCGGCGAAATCCACTCCGGCTTCACCACCTTGCGCGCCTCGCTGCCCGTCAATCTGAAGGGTCATTTTCCCGGCTTCAAGATCTGGTCGCGCGCGCAGGCCGACATCGACCGGGTCTGGTCGATCTGGCGCGACTGCCTGGAGCTGTCGGGCGGCCCGTTCCTGTTCGGCGAGCGGCGCACCATGGCGGATGCGATGTACGCGCCGGTGGTGACGCGTTTCGTCACCTATGACGTCAAGCTCGAGCCGCAGCTGAAGGCCTATGCCGATACCATCATGGCGATGCCCGAAATGAAGGAATGGATCGCCGCGGCGAGAGAGGAGCCGGCCGAGATCGAGGAGCTCGAGGTCGAATATTAG
- a CDS encoding polyhydroxyalkanoate depolymerase: MMSMYYQAFQNHMDLTAPWRAGASSALKFLNLVPEGVPGQVVNRLSAALELISRSTLTYHRPAYGIDSVMVGNREVAVTEEIAYATPFGSLLHFRKEGVSEQPRMLLVAPMSGHFATLLRGTVKTLLQDHDVYITDWHNPRDIPRSEGRFGLDDYTEHLIDFLGQLGPRPHMVAICQPSVSALAAAAIMCEDNHPARPATLTLMAGPIDTRIQPTKVNDFAKSKPIEWFEQNLINYVPMQCLGALRKVYPGFVQLTAFVSMNLERHIKQHMDLANHIAKGEKDKAATIKTFYDEYFAVMDLPAEFYIETVRDVFQEHLLPQGKLMHRGRPVNTRAVGRMGLMTVEGEKDDICSIGQTLAAQDLCTGVRAYRRVHHMQAGVGHYGVFSGKRWNNEIYPLLRDFVHVNS; the protein is encoded by the coding sequence ATGATGTCGATGTATTATCAGGCCTTTCAGAACCATATGGACCTGACCGCGCCTTGGCGGGCCGGGGCGTCCTCTGCGCTCAAATTCCTCAATCTGGTGCCCGAGGGCGTGCCGGGCCAGGTCGTCAACCGGCTCTCGGCGGCGCTGGAGCTGATCTCGCGCTCCACCCTCACATATCATCGCCCGGCCTACGGCATCGACAGCGTGATGGTGGGCAATCGCGAAGTCGCCGTCACCGAGGAGATCGCCTACGCGACGCCGTTCGGCTCGCTGCTGCATTTCAGGAAAGAGGGCGTGTCGGAGCAGCCGCGCATGCTGCTGGTGGCGCCGATGTCGGGCCATTTCGCCACGCTGCTGCGCGGCACCGTGAAGACGCTGCTGCAGGACCACGACGTCTACATCACAGACTGGCACAATCCGCGCGACATTCCGCGCAGCGAAGGCCGTTTCGGGCTCGACGACTACACCGAGCATCTGATCGATTTCCTCGGGCAGCTCGGCCCGCGCCCGCACATGGTGGCGATCTGCCAGCCCTCGGTCTCGGCGCTCGCGGCCGCCGCGATCATGTGCGAGGACAACCATCCCGCGCGCCCGGCGACGCTGACGCTGATGGCGGGGCCGATCGACACGCGGATCCAGCCGACCAAGGTCAACGACTTCGCCAAGAGTAAGCCGATCGAATGGTTCGAGCAGAACCTGATCAACTACGTGCCGATGCAGTGCCTCGGCGCCTTGCGGAAAGTCTATCCCGGCTTCGTGCAGCTTACCGCGTTCGTCTCGATGAATCTCGAGCGCCACATCAAGCAGCACATGGATCTCGCCAACCACATCGCCAAGGGCGAGAAGGACAAGGCCGCGACCATCAAGACGTTCTACGACGAATATTTCGCCGTGATGGACCTTCCGGCCGAATTCTACATCGAGACCGTGCGCGACGTCTTCCAGGAGCATCTCCTGCCGCAAGGCAAACTGATGCATCGCGGACGTCCCGTGAACACCCGGGCCGTCGGCCGCATGGGGCTGATGACGGTCGAAGGCGAGAAGGACGACATCTGCTCGATCGGCCAGACGCTGGCGGCACAAGACCTCTGCACCGGCGTGCGCGCCTATCGCAGGGTGCACCACATGCAGGCCGGCGTCGGCCATTACGGCGTGTTCTCGGGCAAGCGCTGGAATAACGAGATCTATCCGCTGCTGCGGGATTTCGTGCACGTCAATTCGTGA
- a CDS encoding ABC transporter ATP-binding protein, with translation MSIGANEPHQVSADAQAPVLSVSGLTTSFMLERQWIPVVRNISFDVAPRETVAIVGESGSGKSVTALSIMRLIPKEIGRVEGRVMLAGRDLLALPEASMTDIRGNDVAMIFQEPMTSLNPVLTIGFQIAEALIQHRGLSRAAAEAETVRLLDRVRIPAAKSRFHEHPHRFSGGMRQRVMIAMALACKPRLLIADEPTTALDVTIQAQILELLKELQNEEGMSILFITHDMGVVAEIADRTVVMYGGQAVETDATSRIFAAPSHPYTRALLAAVPRLGSMDGRARPMRFPIVDKVTGTSDEPTETPDTVSPAERPLLEVANLTTRFPIRSGLFGKVSGRVHAVENVSFTLRAGETLALVGESGCGKSTTGRSILKLTEPDSGTVLIDGQDVLEMSGRTLRDVRKQMQIVFQDPFASLNPRMSVGTTIAAPLLANGLASASQARDKVADLLVRVGLTADLAARFPHEFSGGQRQRICIARALALGPKLIVADEAVSALDVSVKAQVVNLMLDLQASMGLAYLFISHDIAVVERMSHRVAVMYLGEIVETGPRAAVFGNPQHPYTKKLMAAVPVPDPARRATKREVAYDEIRSPVRAPDYQPPVRQYREVSPGHVVQVWGEEWSA, from the coding sequence ATGAGCATCGGCGCAAACGAACCACACCAAGTCTCCGCCGATGCACAGGCGCCGGTGCTGTCGGTCTCCGGCCTCACGACGTCCTTCATGCTCGAACGGCAATGGATTCCCGTTGTCCGCAACATCTCCTTCGACGTCGCTCCCCGTGAAACCGTTGCGATCGTCGGCGAGTCCGGTTCCGGCAAGAGCGTCACTGCGCTGTCGATCATGCGGCTCATTCCGAAGGAGATCGGCCGCGTCGAGGGCCGCGTCATGCTCGCCGGCCGCGACCTGCTGGCGCTGCCGGAAGCCAGCATGACGGACATTCGCGGCAACGACGTCGCGATGATCTTCCAGGAGCCGATGACGAGCCTCAATCCTGTGCTCACCATCGGCTTCCAGATCGCGGAAGCGCTGATCCAGCATCGCGGCCTGTCGCGCGCGGCGGCGGAGGCCGAGACGGTGCGCCTGCTCGACCGCGTCCGTATCCCCGCGGCCAAGTCGCGCTTCCACGAACATCCGCATCGCTTCTCCGGCGGGATGCGCCAGCGCGTGATGATCGCGATGGCGCTGGCCTGCAAGCCAAGACTTTTGATTGCGGACGAGCCGACCACCGCGCTCGACGTCACCATCCAGGCCCAGATCCTGGAGTTGCTGAAAGAACTCCAGAACGAGGAGGGGATGTCGATCCTCTTCATCACCCACGACATGGGCGTGGTCGCCGAGATCGCCGACCGTACCGTCGTGATGTATGGCGGGCAGGCGGTGGAGACGGACGCGACCTCGCGCATCTTCGCCGCGCCTTCGCATCCCTACACGCGCGCGCTGCTCGCCGCCGTGCCGCGCTTGGGCTCGATGGACGGCCGGGCGCGGCCAATGCGCTTTCCCATCGTCGACAAGGTGACGGGGACCTCGGACGAGCCGACGGAGACGCCCGATACGGTCTCGCCGGCCGAGCGGCCGCTGCTCGAAGTCGCAAACCTCACCACGCGTTTTCCGATCCGCTCGGGCCTGTTCGGCAAGGTCTCGGGCCGGGTCCATGCGGTCGAGAACGTCTCCTTCACCTTGCGCGCCGGCGAGACGCTGGCGCTGGTCGGCGAGTCCGGTTGCGGCAAGTCGACCACCGGCCGTTCCATTCTCAAGCTGACGGAGCCTGACAGCGGGACCGTCCTGATCGACGGCCAGGACGTGCTGGAGATGTCCGGCCGCACCTTGCGCGACGTCCGCAAGCAGATGCAGATCGTCTTTCAGGATCCGTTCGCGAGCCTCAACCCGCGCATGTCGGTGGGCACGACGATCGCCGCGCCCTTGCTCGCCAACGGGCTCGCCTCGGCGTCGCAGGCACGGGACAAGGTCGCCGATCTGCTGGTGCGTGTGGGTCTCACCGCCGACTTGGCCGCGCGCTTCCCGCACGAATTCTCCGGCGGCCAGCGCCAGCGCATCTGCATTGCCCGTGCGCTTGCATTGGGGCCGAAGCTCATCGTCGCGGACGAAGCGGTCTCCGCGCTCGACGTCTCGGTCAAGGCGCAGGTCGTCAACCTGATGCTCGATCTTCAAGCCAGCATGGGTCTCGCCTATCTCTTCATTTCCCACGACATCGCGGTGGTCGAACGCATGAGCCATCGCGTCGCCGTGATGTATCTCGGCGAGATCGTCGAGACCGGCCCGCGTGCGGCCGTGTTCGGCAATCCGCAGCATCCCTACACGAAGAAGCTGATGGCCGCCGTGCCGGTGCCCGATCCCGCGCGTCGCGCCACGAAGCGCGAGGTCGCATACGACGAGATCAGAAGCCCGGTGCGCGCGCCGGATTACCAGCCGCCGGTGCGGCAATATCGCGAAGTGTCGCCCGGCCACGTCGTCCAGGTCTGGGGCGAGGAGTGGTCGGCCTGA
- a CDS encoding 2-hydroxyacid dehydrogenase, with the protein MTVLYKANMVRGAEWARFFAERAPDVPFRLWPDIGDAADVRYLVAWVPPDDIATTFPNLELVFSVGAGVDQFDATKVPAHIPLVRMLEPGIAETMVEYVTMAVLALHRDLLHFIDQQKQQLWREIRITPAKRRRVGVMGLGQLGQAVLERLKAFGFPRVGWNRSPREIEGVTCYAGPDTLPDFLAQSDILVCLLPLTDETRGILNADLFARLPRGACLVNVGRGPHLVEADFLAALDSGVLSGAVLDVADPEPLPEGHPFWSHPRILLTPHNASMTTPDTAVDFVLDVIGRHRRGEELPGRVDRRRGY; encoded by the coding sequence ATGACGGTTCTCTACAAGGCCAACATGGTTCGCGGTGCCGAGTGGGCGCGCTTCTTCGCGGAGCGCGCGCCCGACGTCCCGTTCCGGCTCTGGCCTGACATCGGCGATGCCGCCGATGTGCGCTACCTCGTAGCGTGGGTGCCGCCGGACGACATCGCGACGACGTTCCCCAATCTCGAGCTGGTCTTCTCGGTCGGCGCCGGCGTCGATCAGTTCGACGCCACGAAAGTTCCGGCGCACATTCCGCTGGTCCGCATGCTGGAGCCCGGCATCGCAGAGACCATGGTGGAGTACGTCACCATGGCCGTGCTGGCCCTGCATCGCGACCTCCTGCACTTCATCGATCAACAGAAGCAGCAGCTCTGGCGCGAGATCCGGATCACGCCGGCGAAACGGCGGCGTGTCGGCGTGATGGGGCTCGGCCAGCTCGGCCAGGCCGTGCTCGAACGCCTCAAGGCGTTCGGGTTTCCGCGTGTCGGGTGGAACCGCTCGCCGCGCGAAATCGAGGGCGTGACCTGTTACGCGGGCCCCGACACCTTGCCGGATTTCCTGGCGCAGAGCGACATCCTCGTTTGCCTCTTGCCGCTGACCGACGAGACGCGCGGTATCCTCAACGCCGATTTGTTCGCACGCCTGCCGCGCGGTGCGTGCCTTGTCAATGTCGGCCGCGGCCCGCATCTCGTCGAGGCCGATTTCCTCGCGGCGCTCGACAGCGGTGTGTTGTCAGGTGCCGTGCTTGATGTCGCCGATCCTGAACCGCTGCCTGAGGGACATCCGTTCTGGAGCCACCCGCGCATTCTGCTGACGCCGCACAATGCCAGCATGACGACGCCGGATACGGCCGTCGATTTCGTGCTCGACGTCATCGGCCGTCATCGCCGCGGCGAGGAGCTGCCGGGGCGTGTCGATCGTAGGCGCGGCTATTAG
- a CDS encoding NAD(P)/FAD-dependent oxidoreductase yields the protein MSPPLNRINSDERLPTQVDVVVIGGGVIGVSAAYHLAKKGLSVALVEKGHVGGEQSSRNWGWCRQQGRAREEIPLAREALLLWEDMQNDAGVDAGFRRTGVLFLTKSKEELASWERWATVAREMQVHSTVLTPAEVAERMPGNTDTWVGGLHTPSDGRAEPSMAVPALATAARKHGVTIHQGCAARGLETTGGKVSAVVTEKGAIRTQSVLLSGGAWSSLFCRRHGIELPIGLVNATACRTTPGPEITSGALGTDFYCIRRRLDGGFTLALRNRGTVELSPDLFRYARTFWPTYLHRKNGLKLSLGKSFLDQIMRGTSWSFDKPSPFETERVRDPAPDMSLVNAALASLIKANPELKDIEIAEAWGGTIDCTPDTIPVISPVDALPGFFLATGFSGHGFGIGPAAGKLAADIVTGATPLVDPEPYSHKRMIDGRRLAPVSPF from the coding sequence ATGTCCCCGCCGCTCAACCGTATAAACAGCGACGAACGCCTGCCGACACAGGTGGATGTCGTCGTCATCGGCGGCGGCGTGATCGGCGTCTCCGCGGCCTATCATCTCGCTAAGAAGGGTCTTTCGGTCGCATTGGTCGAGAAGGGCCATGTCGGCGGCGAGCAGTCGAGCCGCAATTGGGGCTGGTGCCGCCAGCAGGGCCGCGCGCGCGAGGAGATTCCGCTGGCGCGCGAGGCGCTGCTTCTGTGGGAAGACATGCAGAACGACGCCGGCGTCGATGCCGGCTTCCGCCGCACCGGCGTGCTGTTCCTGACCAAGAGCAAGGAGGAGCTCGCGAGCTGGGAGCGCTGGGCCACGGTCGCGCGCGAGATGCAGGTCCACTCCACCGTGCTGACGCCGGCCGAGGTCGCCGAGCGCATGCCGGGCAATACCGACACATGGGTCGGCGGGCTGCACACGCCGAGTGACGGCCGCGCCGAACCGTCGATGGCGGTGCCCGCGCTCGCCACCGCCGCGCGAAAGCACGGCGTCACCATCCATCAGGGCTGCGCCGCGCGCGGGCTGGAGACGACGGGCGGGAAGGTCAGCGCCGTCGTCACCGAGAAGGGCGCCATCCGCACGCAATCCGTGCTGCTGTCAGGCGGCGCGTGGTCGTCGTTGTTCTGCCGGCGTCACGGCATCGAGCTGCCGATCGGCCTCGTCAACGCCACCGCGTGCCGGACCACGCCGGGTCCGGAGATCACCTCGGGTGCGCTCGGCACCGACTTCTACTGCATCCGCCGCCGCCTCGACGGCGGCTTCACGCTGGCGCTGCGCAACCGTGGCACGGTCGAGCTGTCGCCCGATTTGTTCCGTTATGCGCGCACCTTCTGGCCGACCTATCTGCATCGCAAGAACGGCCTGAAGCTGTCGCTCGGCAAGTCCTTCCTCGACCAGATCATGCGCGGCACCAGCTGGAGTTTCGACAAGCCGTCGCCGTTCGAGACCGAGCGCGTGCGCGATCCCGCGCCCGACATGTCGCTGGTCAACGCCGCGCTGGCGTCGCTGATCAAGGCGAATCCGGAATTGAAGGACATCGAGATCGCGGAAGCCTGGGGCGGCACCATCGACTGCACGCCCGACACGATCCCGGTGATCTCGCCGGTCGATGCGCTGCCCGGCTTCTTCCTCGCCACCGGCTTCTCCGGCCACGGCTTTGGCATCGGCCCCGCCGCCGGAAAGCTCGCTGCCGACATCGTCACCGGCGCGACGCCGCTGGTCGATCCCGAGCCCTACAGCCACAAGCGCATGATCGACGGCCGGCGGCTCGCGCCGGTCAGCCCGTTCTGA
- a CDS encoding ABC transporter permease — protein sequence MVTATLSTVQLAPGQAAWRRFRRHRLALAGAVIILVLVLGSAFGPYLLPFDDTYIDIMKRFAPPFSGAHILGTDELGRDVLARLMMGGRVSLSIGIVAMVMAMAVGIVVGAFAGFYGGVVGAVLMRFVDAVLCFPTIFLLLALAALTEPGLVTTTVLIAATAWMAVARVVEAQVRSLREREFAVAALAFGSSNLRIMFRELVPNAIAPIVVAATLNVAKAILLESYVSYLGYGIQPPAASWGNMLNNAQIYLTSSPWLAIAPGLAITLAVTSFNFLGDGLRDALDPRLNIP from the coding sequence ATGGTGACTGCAACCCTCTCCACCGTCCAGCTCGCGCCCGGCCAGGCCGCCTGGCGGCGTTTCCGCCGGCATCGTCTGGCGCTTGCCGGCGCCGTTATCATTCTGGTGCTGGTGCTCGGCTCGGCGTTCGGTCCGTATCTGCTGCCGTTCGACGACACCTATATCGACATCATGAAGCGGTTCGCGCCGCCGTTCTCCGGCGCGCACATCCTCGGCACCGACGAGCTCGGCCGCGACGTGCTGGCGAGGCTGATGATGGGTGGACGCGTCTCGCTTTCGATCGGCATCGTCGCCATGGTGATGGCGATGGCTGTCGGCATCGTCGTCGGCGCTTTTGCCGGCTTCTATGGCGGCGTGGTCGGCGCGGTGCTGATGCGGTTCGTCGATGCCGTGCTGTGCTTCCCGACCATCTTCCTGCTGCTGGCGCTGGCAGCGCTCACCGAGCCCGGCCTCGTCACCACCACCGTGCTGATCGCGGCGACGGCCTGGATGGCCGTAGCCCGCGTCGTCGAGGCCCAGGTCCGTTCGCTGCGCGAGCGAGAATTTGCCGTCGCCGCACTCGCCTTCGGGTCGTCGAACCTGCGCATCATGTTCCGCGAGCTCGTGCCCAATGCAATCGCGCCGATCGTGGTGGCGGCGACGCTGAACGTGGCGAAAGCGATCCTGCTGGAATCCTATGTCAGCTATCTCGGCTACGGCATCCAGCCGCCGGCGGCGAGCTGGGGCAACATGCTCAACAACGCGCAGATCTATCTCACCAGCTCGCCGTGGCTCGCGATCGCGCCGGGTCTCGCCATCACGCTGGCCGTGACCAGCTTCAACTTCCTCGGTGACGGCCTGCGTGACGCGCTCGACCCGCGCCTGAACATCCCGTGA
- a CDS encoding ABC transporter permease, whose protein sequence is MARYVVNRLTQAIMLLVIVSAIGFAILHMAPGGPLSQFAASAQMTQEDLDRVTKQLGLDRPLPIQYFDWFGRMLKGDWGKSYRDGEPVLSVISSHLGATLELMATATIIAVLLGCWIGILGALRRYSLFDTLATVGAMIALSIPTFWFGLVTIYVFSVKLGWLPAGNRQTVGDGSFLDLLHHLIAPAMVLALVETAMWGRFMRSSMLEVINQDYIRTARAKGIPEWRILTVHALRNALLPMITVAGLQFPTLLGGALVAETVFTWPGMGRLFLDSIGYRDYPVVMGILMFSATMVLIGSLLADILYAVVDPRIRVG, encoded by the coding sequence ATGGCCCGATACGTCGTCAACCGCCTGACACAGGCGATCATGCTGCTGGTGATCGTGTCCGCGATCGGCTTTGCCATCCTGCACATGGCGCCCGGCGGTCCGCTGTCGCAATTCGCAGCCTCCGCGCAGATGACGCAGGAAGATCTCGACCGCGTCACCAAACAGCTCGGGCTCGATCGGCCGCTGCCGATCCAGTATTTCGACTGGTTCGGCCGCATGTTGAAGGGCGATTGGGGCAAGTCCTATCGCGATGGCGAGCCGGTGCTGTCGGTGATCTCCTCGCATCTCGGCGCCACTCTGGAATTGATGGCGACGGCGACCATCATCGCGGTGCTGCTGGGCTGCTGGATCGGTATCCTGGGCGCGCTGAGGCGATACTCGCTGTTCGACACGCTCGCCACCGTCGGTGCCATGATCGCGCTGTCGATCCCGACCTTCTGGTTCGGCCTCGTCACCATCTACGTGTTCTCGGTCAAGCTCGGCTGGCTGCCGGCCGGCAACCGGCAGACCGTCGGCGACGGCTCCTTCCTCGACCTGCTGCATCATCTGATCGCACCGGCGATGGTGTTGGCGCTGGTCGAGACCGCGATGTGGGGCCGCTTCATGCGTTCCTCAATGCTCGAGGTCATCAACCAGGACTACATCCGCACCGCGCGCGCCAAGGGCATACCGGAATGGCGTATCCTCACCGTGCACGCGTTGCGTAACGCGCTGCTGCCGATGATCACGGTCGCGGGCCTGCAGTTTCCGACGCTGCTCGGCGGCGCGCTGGTGGCCGAGACCGTGTTCACCTGGCCCGGCATGGGACGGCTGTTCCTCGATTCGATCGGCTATCGCGACTATCCCGTGGTGATGGGCATCCTGATGTTTTCGGCGACAATGGTGCTGATCGGCTCGCTGCTCGCCGACATCCTCTATGCCGTCGTCGATCCGCGCATCCGGGTGGGCTAG